The Henckelia pumila isolate YLH828 chromosome 2, ASM3356847v2, whole genome shotgun sequence genome includes a window with the following:
- the LOC140882146 gene encoding basic leucine zipper 19-like has product MDEGELNFPSDQMLSCLDMTHAPSSCSFDIEEFLDRTQTCNDALGRTEACTDSLGRTQACTHAHACNPSGPDKSHTHTCIHVHTQIMPTTSDVQAPSDDTAESIEKKPKKRPLGNREAVRKYREKKKARAAILEDEVVKLRALNQQLMKRLQGQALLEAEIARLKCLLVDIRGRIEGEIGSFPYQKPAKNGDVYESITNTSVPSTYMMNPCNMRSSDQLYCLHPGSEGTALDNQGLNDCGFDNLQCLGNQNSGQELARRGRGSC; this is encoded by the coding sequence ATGGACGAAGGGGAGCTAAATTTTCCTAGCGACCAAATGTTATCATGCTTGGATATGACTCATGCTCCTAGCAGTTGTTCATTTGACATAGAGGAGTTCCTTGATCGCACTCAGACCTGCAATGATGCCCTCGGTCGTACAGAGGCTTGCACTGATTCTCTGGGCCGTACACAGGCATGCACCCATGCCCATGCTTGCAATCCATCTGGACCTGATAAATCCCACACTCACACTTGTATTCATGTCCATACACAAATCATGCCGACCACCAGTGATGTTCAGGCTCCAAGCGACGACACTGCCGAGTCGATTGAGAAAAAGCCAAAAAAACGACCCTTGGGTAATCGTGAAGCTGTACGCAAGTATCGTGAGAAGAAAAAGGCTAGGGCTGCAATATTGGAAGATGAAGTTGTTAAGTTGAGGGCTCTGAACCAGCAGTTAATGAAGAGACTGCAGGGTCAAGCTTTATTAGAGGCTGAGATTGCTAGGCTGAAGTGCTTGCTTGTTGACATTAGGGGACGGATTGAGGGAGAAATTGGATCTTTTCCTTATCAGAAGCCAGCTAAGAATGGAGATGTTTATGAAAGCATTACTAACACTAGTGTTCCTAGCACATATATGATGAATCCATGTAATATGAGGAGCAGTGATCAACTTTATTGCCTCCACCCTGGATCTGAAGGCACTGCCTTGGACAATCAGGGCCTTAACGATTGTGGATTTGACAATCTCCAGTGTTTGGGGAATCAAAATTCTGGTCAGGAGCTTGCTAGGCGTGGACGTGGAAGTTGTTAG